In Cyanobium sp. ATX 6F1, the following are encoded in one genomic region:
- a CDS encoding photosystem I assembly protein Ycf4 codes for MPSVSPSASPGAPASAPQLLEQSVLGSRRLSNVLVAVLVSTGGVGFLLTSLSSYLGVDLLPVGHPAELLWVPQGLVMGAYSLAAVLLATYLWVVIALDVGSGVNRFDRAAGQCTITRRGFRQWIQLDIPLREIQAVKVEVREGLSPRRRLSLRVQGRRDLPLTRVGEPIGLSDLEQGGAELARFLKVPLEGV; via the coding sequence ATGCCTTCGGTTTCCCCCTCCGCCTCCCCCGGGGCTCCGGCCTCGGCTCCGCAACTGCTGGAGCAGTCGGTGCTCGGCTCCCGCCGGCTCTCCAACGTGCTGGTGGCGGTCCTGGTCAGCACCGGTGGAGTCGGCTTCCTGCTCACCAGCCTCTCCAGCTACCTGGGTGTGGATCTGCTGCCGGTGGGGCACCCCGCCGAGCTGCTCTGGGTTCCCCAGGGCCTGGTGATGGGGGCCTACAGCCTGGCGGCCGTGCTGCTCGCCACCTATCTCTGGGTTGTGATTGCTCTCGATGTGGGCTCCGGCGTCAACCGCTTTGATCGGGCCGCCGGCCAGTGCACGATCACCCGTCGGGGCTTCCGCCAGTGGATTCAACTGGACATCCCCCTGCGTGAGATCCAGGCCGTGAAGGTGGAGGTGCGCGAGGGTCTCAGCCCACGCCGGCGCCTGTCCCTGCGCGTTCAAGGGCGCCGCGACCTGCCCCTGACCCGGGTGGGTGAGCCCATCGGCCTCAGCGACCTGGAGCAGGGCGGCGCCGAATTGGCCCGCTTCCTCAAGGTGCCTCTGGAGGGGGTTTGA
- a CDS encoding peptidylprolyl isomerase, translating into MGPLRVLLALVLAFSPLTLSACGAEQRHSELGCATGAVPCLSGTAVVALETSKGEVQVQLDGKAAPLTAGNFVDLVGRGAYNNTVFHRVVREPVPFVVQGGDPQSADPKVNPSQYGLGSFIDPAQGQPRLIPLELSLEGEGEPRYGQEAAGPGESSKLKLVHERGALAMARSQDPNSASAQFYIALRGLPELDGRYAVFGRVIKGMDVVDRIQQGDKITRARLLEGGTLVKGKP; encoded by the coding sequence ATGGGCCCCCTGCGTGTTCTGCTGGCCCTGGTGCTGGCGTTTTCTCCCCTGACCCTCTCGGCCTGCGGGGCTGAGCAACGTCACAGTGAACTGGGCTGCGCCACCGGGGCGGTGCCCTGCCTGAGCGGCACCGCCGTGGTGGCCCTCGAGACCAGCAAAGGGGAGGTGCAGGTGCAGCTCGATGGCAAGGCCGCCCCGCTCACGGCTGGCAACTTCGTCGATTTGGTGGGCCGTGGGGCCTACAACAACACCGTGTTCCACCGGGTGGTGCGCGAGCCCGTGCCCTTCGTGGTCCAGGGGGGTGATCCCCAGAGCGCCGATCCCAAGGTGAATCCCAGCCAGTACGGCCTGGGCAGCTTCATCGATCCGGCCCAGGGGCAGCCTCGGCTGATCCCCCTGGAGCTCTCCCTCGAGGGGGAAGGGGAGCCCCGCTACGGCCAGGAGGCGGCCGGTCCGGGTGAGAGCAGCAAACTGAAGCTCGTGCACGAGCGCGGTGCCCTGGCCATGGCCCGCTCCCAGGACCCCAACTCCGCCAGCGCGCAGTTCTACATCGCCCTGCGGGGTCTGCCGGAGTTGGATGGCCGCTACGCCGTCTTCGGCCGGGTGATCAAGGGGATGGATGTGGTGGACCGCATCCAGCAGGGGGACAAGATCACCAGGGCACGGCTGCTGGAGGGGGGCACTCTGGTCAAGGGCAAGCCCTGA
- the ilvN gene encoding acetolactate synthase small subunit has product MKHTLSVLVEDESGALSRISGLFARRGFNIESLAVGPAEQSGKSRLTMVVEGDDRTLEQMTKQLNKLVNVLSVLDLSRIPVVERELMLLKVSAPPENRAAILDLVQVFRANVVDVAENALTLEVVGDPGKLVALEQVLESFGILEIARTGKVALERASGVNTAYLKVIASDKRVPT; this is encoded by the coding sequence ATGAAGCACACCCTTTCGGTGCTGGTGGAGGACGAGTCCGGAGCCCTCAGCCGCATCTCCGGCCTGTTCGCCCGCCGCGGCTTCAACATCGAGAGCCTGGCCGTGGGCCCCGCGGAGCAGTCCGGCAAATCCCGGCTGACCATGGTGGTCGAGGGGGACGACCGCACCCTCGAGCAGATGACCAAGCAGCTCAACAAGCTTGTCAATGTGCTGAGCGTGCTGGATCTCTCCCGCATCCCAGTCGTGGAAAGGGAACTGATGCTGCTCAAGGTCTCCGCCCCGCCGGAGAACCGGGCCGCGATCCTCGATCTGGTGCAGGTCTTTCGCGCCAACGTGGTCGATGTGGCCGAAAACGCCCTCACCCTCGAAGTGGTGGGGGACCCCGGCAAGCTGGTGGCCCTCGAGCAGGTGCTCGAAAGCTTCGGCATCCTCGAGATCGCCCGCACTGGCAAGGTGGCCCTGGAGCGGGCCTCCGGCGTGAACACGGCCTATCTCAAGGTGATCGCCTCAGACAAGCGCGTGCCCACCTGA